In Camelina sativa cultivar DH55 unplaced genomic scaffold, Cs unpScaffold00720, whole genome shotgun sequence, a genomic segment contains:
- the LOC104773886 gene encoding uncharacterized protein LOC104773886: MKCPKIQKDIAHCFAEEVVKSIIEEIDHDVFALLVDESADVSDKEQMAVVFRFVDKSGIVKERFLSITHVSETSATSLKSAIDDLFAKYGLSIKKVRGQGYDGAVGASCKRKDLIRESHRKKIQEEIDKGERSTGTGLNQEISLQRPGNTRWNSHYRTLVRLIELFSSIIELQEFNDRFNEVNTELLICVASLSPIDAFSEFDHSKLLRLSKFYPDDFSSGEFISLEQELSIYIDNVRNDDRFSNLKNLGDLARLLVETRKHMSYPLVYRLLKLVLILPVATATVERCFSAMKIIKTHRRNRIGDQFLNDCLVCFIEKDVFNTITNETVIKRFHDMKDRRMLL, encoded by the exons ATGAAGTGTCCTAAAATTCAGAAAGATATTGCTCATTGTTTTGCAGAGGAAGTAGTCAAATCTATTATTGAGGAGATTGATCATGATGTTTTTGCTTTGTTGGTGGATGAATCTGCTGATGTTTCTGATAAAGAACAAATGGCAGTAGTGTTTAGATTTGTTGATAAAAGTGGGATagtcaaagagagattcttgagtATTACACATGTGAGTGAGACATCTGCAACATCTTTGAAATCTgctattgatgatttgtttgctAAATATGGATTGAGTATTAAAAAAGTGAGAGGGCAAGGATATGATGGAGC GGTGGGAGCTTCATGCAAAAGAAAAGATCTGATCCGAGAGAGTCATAGAaaaaagattcaagaagaaattgaTAAAGGTGAAAGAAGTACTGGAACAGGGTTGAATCAAGAGATCTCTCTTCAAAGACCAGGAAATACCCGTTGGAATTCTCACTACAGAACTCTTGTGCGATTGATTGAGTTATTTTCTTCTATCATCGAG CTTCAAGAATTTAACGACCGCTTTAATGAGGTGAACACTGAATTGCTTATTTGTGTTGCTTCTCTATCTCCCATTGATGCATTTTCTGAGTTTGATCACTCAAAGTTATTGAGGTTATCTAAGTTCTATCCAGATGACTTTAGTTCAGGGGAGTTCATATCTCTTGAGCAAGAATTATCTATCTACATTGATAATGTACGAAATGATGACAGATTTTCTAATTTGAAGAATCTAGGGGACCTTGCTCGATTGTTGGtggaaacacgaaaacatatgTCATATCCTTTGGTTTACAGGCTTTTgaagttggttttgattttgccGGTTGCTACTGCAACTGTTGAGAGATGTTTTTCAGCCATGAAAATAATAAAGACGCATCGACGTAATCGGATTGGGGATCAATTTTTGAATGATTGcttagtttgttttattgagaAAGATGTATTCAATACTATTACAAACGAGACTGTGATAAAAAGATTTCATGACATGAAAGATCGTAGAATGCTTTTGTAG